In Salinirussus salinus, the following proteins share a genomic window:
- a CDS encoding universal stress protein: MVSRILVPMDDSEMARRALEYALENHPDAEVTVLHVVGGPSLMGGEATGLALEDDPDSAARERAGAVFAPARELAAEYGVEVDTEVEFGHPARAILNRVGEYDAVVLGSHGGSLADRLLVGNVAQKVFRRSPVPVTVVR; this comes from the coding sequence ATGGTTTCCCGGATCCTCGTCCCGATGGACGACTCGGAGATGGCCCGGCGCGCGCTCGAATACGCCCTCGAGAACCACCCGGACGCCGAGGTGACCGTCCTGCACGTCGTCGGCGGTCCGTCGCTGATGGGCGGCGAAGCGACGGGGCTGGCCCTCGAGGACGACCCCGACAGTGCCGCCCGGGAGCGTGCCGGGGCGGTGTTCGCTCCCGCCAGGGAACTCGCCGCCGAGTACGGTGTCGAGGTCGACACCGAGGTCGAGTTCGGCCATCCGGCACGGGCGATCCTGAACCGTGTCGGGGAGTACGACGCGGTCGTACTCGGGAGCCACGGCGGGTCCCTGGCCGACCGGCTTCTGGTTGGGAACGTCGCACAGAAGGTGTTCCGCCGGTCTCCCGTTCCGGTGACCGTCGTCCGGTGA
- a CDS encoding acyl-CoA dehydrogenase family protein has protein sequence MEYHDPEKAQQVASRVEAFMEEEVLPREREALRTGNRVSMDELEEYWEMAKERDIFAPQAPTEYGGQGFEFRNMLPSFEQVGRSLFGALAIRANAPDEGNMHTLEIGANERIKEEYLRPLVQGEKWSCFSMTEPMNGGGSDPKMLQTTAHKDGDEWVINGHKWWSSQAKIADFLLVFARTDHDAHPYEGSSIILVPKDTDGVEIVRNYGVLGGHGVMETEFGHAEIKYDNVRVPVENTIGEEGGGFRLAQLRLGGGRLTHCMRYSGMAERALDIAKAYMAEREAFGEPLSNKQALRHRIADAETKLHVARTASRHAARELDRSDARIEVAMAKTFTANVTNEIIDLAVQCCGGNGIAKDLPLAHFYEDVRAFRIFDGADEVHRRTIARDAFEDLKTEEVEHVLRFDPPQSRTAAADDD, from the coding sequence ATGGAATACCACGACCCGGAGAAAGCACAGCAAGTCGCGAGCCGCGTGGAGGCGTTCATGGAGGAGGAGGTCCTCCCCCGCGAGCGGGAGGCGCTGCGGACCGGCAACCGCGTCTCGATGGACGAACTCGAGGAGTACTGGGAGATGGCCAAAGAGCGGGACATCTTCGCCCCGCAGGCGCCCACGGAGTACGGCGGGCAGGGGTTCGAGTTCCGGAACATGCTTCCCTCCTTCGAGCAGGTGGGCCGGTCGCTGTTCGGCGCGCTCGCCATCCGCGCGAACGCCCCCGACGAGGGGAACATGCACACGCTGGAGATCGGCGCCAACGAGCGCATCAAAGAGGAGTACCTCCGGCCGCTGGTCCAGGGCGAGAAGTGGAGCTGTTTCTCGATGACCGAGCCGATGAACGGCGGCGGGTCGGACCCGAAGATGCTCCAGACCACCGCCCACAAGGACGGCGACGAGTGGGTCATCAACGGCCACAAGTGGTGGTCCTCGCAGGCGAAGATCGCCGACTTCCTTCTGGTGTTCGCCCGCACGGACCACGATGCCCACCCCTACGAGGGCTCTTCGATCATCCTCGTGCCCAAGGATACTGATGGTGTCGAGATCGTCCGCAACTACGGGGTGCTGGGCGGGCACGGCGTCATGGAGACGGAGTTCGGCCACGCCGAGATCAAGTACGACAACGTCCGCGTCCCGGTCGAGAACACCATCGGCGAGGAGGGCGGCGGCTTCCGGCTCGCCCAGCTTCGGCTGGGTGGGGGCCGGCTGACCCACTGCATGCGCTACTCGGGGATGGCCGAGCGGGCGCTGGACATCGCCAAGGCCTACATGGCCGAGCGGGAGGCCTTCGGCGAGCCGCTGTCGAACAAGCAGGCGCTGCGCCACCGGATCGCCGACGCCGAGACGAAACTCCACGTCGCCCGGACGGCCTCCCGGCACGCCGCCCGCGAGCTCGACCGCAGCGACGCCCGCATCGAGGTCGCGATGGCCAAGACCTTCACCGCGAACGTCACAAACGAGATCATCGACCTGGCGGTGCAGTGCTGTGGCGGCAACGGGATCGCCAAGGACCTGCCGCTGGCGCACTTCTACGAGGACGTGCGCGCGTTCCGGATCTTCGACGGCGCCGACGAGGTCCACCGTCGCACCATCGCCCGTGACGCCTTCGAGGACCTCAAGACCGAGGAGGTCGAGCACGTCCTCCGGTTCGACCCGCCCCAGAGCCGGACGGCCGCCGCCGACGACGACTGA
- a CDS encoding phosphatase PAP2 family protein: MTRGIGGVEFAGSLPDAVVAAGGLLTQLGDMWFLLLAIGALYWRARGGAAPGFTPMPFRDCLLLLALAVGSYAAAAALKSAFAFPRPPGAGTAVLPAWLPPAASPVYEAMVTADGYGFPSGHATAATAVYGGMAVLLRAGTRRLRYAAAAAVVTTVALSRVVIGVHYLVDVVAGVLLGLAVLGTLLALGRRLGAERRTSDTTDAGRADTRSPAPALAGAALLAAVALALSPGFERLLGLLGAAGGLGLWLVRRPSTAPSLRGS, from the coding sequence GTGACTCGTGGTATCGGTGGCGTCGAGTTCGCCGGTTCGCTTCCCGACGCGGTCGTCGCCGCCGGCGGCCTCCTCACCCAGCTCGGGGACATGTGGTTTCTGCTGCTCGCCATCGGGGCTCTCTACTGGCGGGCACGCGGCGGCGCGGCTCCGGGATTCACTCCGATGCCGTTCCGCGACTGTCTGTTGTTGCTGGCGCTGGCAGTCGGGTCCTACGCGGCCGCCGCTGCCCTCAAGTCCGCCTTCGCGTTTCCCCGTCCGCCCGGCGCGGGGACGGCCGTCCTGCCCGCGTGGCTCCCGCCGGCAGCGTCGCCGGTCTACGAGGCGATGGTGACCGCCGACGGCTACGGCTTCCCCAGCGGGCACGCGACGGCGGCGACGGCGGTCTACGGCGGGATGGCGGTGCTCCTCCGGGCGGGGACGCGCCGGCTGCGCTACGCCGCCGCCGCGGCGGTCGTGACGACGGTCGCGCTCTCGCGGGTCGTCATCGGCGTGCACTACCTCGTGGACGTGGTCGCCGGCGTCCTGCTCGGGCTCGCCGTGCTCGGGACGCTGCTCGCGCTCGGCCGGCGGCTCGGCGCGGAGCGCCGGACCTCCGACACCACCGACGCCGGCCGCGCCGACACCCGCTCGCCGGCCCCGGCGCTCGCGGGCGCGGCCCTGCTCGCGGCCGTCGCGCTGGCGCTCTCGCCGGGGTTCGAGCGCCTGCTGGGGCTGCTCGGAGCCGCCGGCGGCCTCGGGCTGTGGCTGGTTCGCCGGCCGTCGACGGCGCCGTCGCTCCGGGGGTCGTAG
- a CDS encoding translation initiation factor eIF-1A yields MSETDGRRNLRMPNDDELFAVVTRHDGGNHVRVRCEDGKERMGRIPGRMKYRTWIEEDDIVLVEPWDWQDEKANIEWRYDSKDAAQLREEGHID; encoded by the coding sequence GTGAGTGAAACAGACGGGCGCCGGAACCTCCGGATGCCCAACGACGACGAGCTGTTCGCGGTCGTGACCCGCCACGACGGCGGGAACCACGTCCGCGTCCGCTGCGAGGACGGGAAAGAGCGGATGGGGCGGATCCCCGGCCGCATGAAGTACCGGACCTGGATCGAGGAGGACGACATCGTCCTCGTCGAGCCGTGGGACTGGCAGGACGAGAAGGCCAACATCGAGTGGCGCTACGACAGCAAGGACGCCGCCCAGCTGCGCGAAGAAGGCCACATCGACTGA
- a CDS encoding YbaK/EbsC family protein, which translates to MDERAAEFGRQATERYGLQIDIEEFPEGTETAAEAADVVGCDLAQVASSLVFVADGTPVVVVTSGANRVDEGRLADVLDAADVRMADPEEVTEATGYSVGGVPPFCHDGDPEVLIDETLLSHEEVWAAAGTPETLFPLAPDRLVEAADAIPADVTG; encoded by the coding sequence ATGGACGAGCGCGCCGCCGAGTTCGGACGCCAGGCAACGGAGCGGTACGGCCTCCAGATCGACATCGAGGAGTTCCCGGAAGGGACCGAAACCGCAGCCGAGGCCGCCGACGTGGTCGGGTGTGACCTCGCACAGGTCGCGAGTAGCCTCGTCTTCGTCGCCGACGGGACGCCGGTGGTCGTGGTCACGAGCGGCGCCAACCGCGTCGACGAGGGGCGGCTGGCCGACGTCCTCGACGCGGCGGACGTGCGGATGGCCGACCCGGAGGAGGTCACCGAGGCGACCGGCTACAGCGTCGGGGGCGTCCCGCCCTTCTGTCACGACGGCGACCCTGAAGTCCTCATCGACGAGACGCTGCTCTCCCACGAGGAGGTGTGGGCCGCCGCCGGAACCCCCGAGACGCTCTTTCCGCTCGCGCCCGACCGTCTCGTCGAGGCCGCCGACGCCATCCCTGCGGACGTGACCGGCTGA